The following proteins are co-located in the Chitinispirillum alkaliphilum genome:
- a CDS encoding Peptidase S9B dipeptidylpeptidase IV domain protein has translation MKRKKRITTKRLSLMLLLLFILLSKSYGDYFGRNKVQYDDFDFKVLESENMHIHYYPSKERAAQDAARMLERWNERLMGIFNIALPDEQPVILYATHAHFQQTNAVGLLLPQSTGGVTEGYMNRVILPLTGINSSNDHVLGHELVHAFQFQLLRSSEGGLARGGEMPLWFIEGMAEYLSLGSKHPHTAMWMRDAVYNEDLPHINQLGRYQRYFPYRYGHAVMAYMAGMAGDESVGDIFKGVLRYGWRGGFRRTLGVPLDTISDQWRRVTQKHFSSTLNGKTAPDEVGEEVIPWNQINLSPIISPDGRKMAFMSLGELFSIDLFLADVTTGEIERKLLSSQGDDHFDALRFFNSSGAWSPDGKQIAVVVFREGRNDVAFLDVENAQIDSMVKIEGVEEITDLAWSPDGNYLAIAGTKGAISNLYLYEIENGRVEQLTDDRYSVLQPAWSPDGEKLLFSTDRASGTDFQFLRFAPNRIAIYDMNNTGITTMAVAPWAKHINPHFSPDGKNIYTVANPDGVSDIYRINLENGEVYRVTSVTSGITGLTDLSPAMSLSTDSGNMVFSVFSRGGYKIRKLSGQDLYGEPFTPDRDEYTFNVSLPPLSRRDSIVNDYLNASSVGLPQTESFSIDNYSPRLRLLYVGQLFAGVAADRYGVGIGGGASFLFSDLLGDHLLGLGVQVSGRISDIGAEAFYINRENRLNWGVSLSRIPYISTTLTGRRDQDNDEISYSFITRRMFENRIRGFVDYPLTENRRFELSSGLTRYGYDYTEERLRVRDGRVQDQTEVDIEDPSSVSLIHGSVAYVGDFSYFGFTSPITGRRFRLELEPTTGSLNFLSALIDYRHYMFLNPVTLAYRFFHLGRYFGDSESDRLSPYFLGLETWVRGYSPFTYDMAFYRGDYDFSDYPEFDRLVGSRVGIVNMELRFPLLGTDDFGLISFPAIPLEIALFLDGGVAWTSESLPRLRWDRENTEDRVPVFSTGVAGRFNILGVLVLQIYYAYPFQRPDYRGHWGFIFAPGW, from the coding sequence ATGAAAAGAAAAAAAAGAATTACCACAAAGCGTTTATCCCTGATGCTGCTGTTACTTTTTATACTTCTGTCAAAAAGCTACGGGGATTACTTCGGAAGAAACAAGGTACAGTATGATGATTTCGATTTCAAGGTACTTGAAAGCGAAAATATGCATATTCATTATTATCCCTCAAAGGAAAGGGCTGCACAGGATGCGGCGCGGATGCTGGAGCGGTGGAATGAGCGGTTGATGGGGATTTTCAATATCGCTCTGCCCGATGAGCAGCCCGTAATACTCTACGCTACCCATGCACATTTTCAGCAGACCAATGCAGTTGGGCTCCTGCTACCCCAATCTACCGGCGGGGTAACTGAGGGTTATATGAACAGGGTAATTCTGCCCCTTACCGGTATTAACAGTTCTAATGATCATGTTTTGGGTCATGAGCTGGTGCATGCGTTTCAGTTTCAGCTGTTAAGAAGCAGTGAAGGTGGGCTGGCCAGAGGAGGGGAGATGCCGCTTTGGTTTATTGAGGGTATGGCTGAGTACCTCTCCTTAGGTTCCAAACACCCCCATACCGCTATGTGGATGAGAGATGCAGTATACAATGAGGATCTGCCTCATATAAATCAGCTTGGGAGATATCAGCGCTACTTCCCTTACCGCTACGGTCATGCAGTTATGGCCTATATGGCAGGAATGGCAGGGGATGAATCTGTTGGGGATATATTCAAAGGGGTACTCAGATACGGTTGGAGGGGAGGATTCAGAAGAACTCTGGGAGTTCCTCTCGACACAATCTCCGATCAGTGGAGAAGAGTAACACAAAAACATTTCTCTTCAACCCTCAATGGCAAAACCGCTCCTGATGAGGTGGGAGAAGAGGTGATTCCCTGGAACCAGATAAACCTCTCGCCCATAATCAGTCCCGATGGTAGGAAAATGGCATTTATGTCTCTGGGCGAACTCTTCTCAATCGATCTGTTTCTTGCAGATGTTACAACTGGTGAAATAGAAAGAAAACTCCTCAGCTCTCAGGGCGATGACCATTTCGATGCCCTGAGATTCTTCAACTCCTCAGGGGCCTGGTCACCGGATGGAAAACAGATAGCGGTCGTTGTGTTCAGAGAGGGAAGAAACGATGTGGCTTTCCTTGATGTGGAGAATGCACAAATTGATAGCATGGTAAAAATCGAAGGTGTGGAGGAGATAACTGATCTTGCCTGGTCACCGGACGGAAACTATTTGGCCATAGCGGGAACAAAGGGAGCCATTTCTAATCTCTACCTCTATGAGATCGAAAATGGCAGGGTAGAGCAGCTCACAGATGACAGATATTCGGTACTGCAGCCTGCCTGGTCTCCCGATGGAGAAAAACTGCTGTTTTCTACTGACCGGGCTTCCGGCACCGATTTCCAGTTCCTCAGATTCGCTCCAAACCGAATCGCTATCTATGATATGAATAATACCGGTATCACTACTATGGCTGTCGCTCCATGGGCAAAGCATATAAATCCCCACTTCTCCCCGGATGGGAAAAATATCTACACAGTTGCAAACCCCGATGGGGTAAGTGATATCTACAGAATAAACCTTGAGAATGGTGAAGTCTATCGGGTAACCTCTGTAACCTCGGGAATAACAGGACTGACAGATCTGTCCCCTGCAATGTCCCTTTCAACAGATTCCGGAAATATGGTGTTTTCCGTTTTCTCAAGGGGGGGTTACAAAATCAGAAAACTCTCAGGTCAGGATCTCTATGGAGAACCATTCACTCCTGACCGGGATGAATACACGTTCAACGTTTCTCTCCCGCCTCTGTCAAGACGCGATTCGATTGTCAACGATTACCTTAACGCTTCTTCGGTCGGACTCCCCCAGACAGAATCCTTTTCAATCGATAATTACTCCCCCAGGCTTCGTCTGCTCTATGTCGGACAGCTCTTCGCAGGCGTCGCAGCGGACCGGTATGGTGTTGGTATCGGAGGGGGGGCATCTTTCCTTTTCAGTGATCTCCTTGGAGACCATCTCCTTGGGTTGGGGGTTCAGGTTAGCGGAAGAATATCCGATATCGGTGCTGAGGCTTTTTACATAAACAGGGAAAACAGGCTGAACTGGGGGGTGAGCTTAAGTCGCATACCCTACATATCCACAACCCTTACAGGACGAAGGGATCAGGATAATGATGAAATCTCCTATAGCTTTATCACCAGAAGGATGTTTGAAAACAGGATAAGGGGGTTTGTGGACTACCCGTTAACTGAAAACAGACGCTTTGAACTCAGCAGCGGTCTTACCCGCTATGGTTACGACTACACTGAAGAACGGTTAAGAGTCAGGGATGGCAGAGTGCAGGATCAGACAGAAGTTGATATCGAGGATCCCTCCTCAGTCAGTTTAATACATGGTTCGGTTGCGTATGTGGGAGACTTTTCCTATTTCGGGTTTACCTCTCCAATCACCGGACGCCGTTTTCGTCTTGAACTTGAACCTACTACAGGCTCACTCAATTTCCTTTCCGCTTTAATTGATTACAGACATTACATGTTTCTTAACCCTGTTACACTGGCGTACAGGTTTTTCCATCTCGGAAGATATTTCGGAGATTCTGAGTCTGACAGGCTTTCACCCTATTTTCTCGGTCTTGAAACGTGGGTAAGAGGATACAGCCCATTTACCTATGATATGGCTTTTTATCGTGGGGATTATGATTTTTCTGATTACCCGGAGTTTGATCGTCTTGTGGGTTCAAGAGTGGGAATTGTAAATATGGAACTGAGATTTCCCCTGTTGGGAACTGATGATTTTGGTTTGATCTCCTTTCCTGCTATTCCTCTTGAAATCGCACTTTTCCTGGATGGTGGTGTGGCGTGGACAAGTGAAAGTCTGCCAAGGTTACGCTGGGATAGAGAAAATACAGAGGATAGAGTTCCCGTTTTCAGTACCGGAGTGGCTGGGAGATTCAACATCCTGGGGGTTTTGGTGCTGCAAATCTACTATGCATACCCCTTTCAGAGGCCCGATTACAGAGGACACTGGGGATTTATTTTTGCCCCGGGATGGTAA
- a CDS encoding Soluble lytic murein transglycosylase precursor — protein MKKSLIVMVLFLAGASELLSGSYFPYPVNWSGVPFLQNGDYEEALAQWTTGEVSDTSYHFFKLGLLHVRKGNYDEAASKFNAIIERESELAPLAFEQMAFLHTQQKMYSEALGFFGKMFDYTLPDGFRDHIFQNVHDLISLDTSLKTNDSWFDDYKRWEIKMLAVGIGEYLVHCDSLIGSEQWDSLASSLTNTLPLLDSRGRCRAISHLAASLYEPEALTGEFLFSMAKWAHECRHNVIADQLLSSARSREDFSTAVRARDALLLDADIAFGRGQFDRAARLYQNYDRRFGNESRVVMQIARAYRRKGDRASADRWYDAHLRVFPSHASSQEIRWLRAWDHEIAGNYRQAATKYRQIMARSTGRRAQESHLRHALCHYRLGEYDSAVKHLGDFMKKYPRSTFLWAAMFWQGKSYLAQDRNDDAFRLFRNLSRLDPADYYAHRARQIMKEQGEEVSEMKIWATSENPEVHAWLDSISPSSKKPLTRADSLNLRFGAILALQGRPELADIFLGYLERSYHGNLRLQFDLANIYSMAGSEALAFSVARRLAWRIPVEHRENMPVSIYTLMYPTFYSEVITEYARKFEVDPLLVSSVMRQESIFDKLIVSPAGAIGLMQIMPATGRMIASERNEVFEVDSLYSPVLNIRFGTYYINKRLNQFENNKVLMLASYNAGPHNAQRWYNRNKDSEFDLFVEDIGFTETRNYIKKVLGNYWTYQQLSNLPEYSGFGL, from the coding sequence GTGAAAAAATCACTGATCGTTATGGTGTTATTTCTGGCGGGAGCTTCAGAGCTACTGTCAGGATCTTATTTCCCCTATCCGGTGAACTGGAGTGGTGTACCTTTCTTACAGAACGGAGATTATGAAGAGGCGCTGGCCCAGTGGACAACAGGTGAAGTTTCTGACACCTCATACCATTTCTTCAAACTTGGGCTTTTGCATGTCAGAAAAGGTAATTATGATGAGGCCGCTTCAAAATTCAACGCTATAATTGAAAGGGAAAGCGAGTTAGCTCCTTTGGCCTTTGAGCAGATGGCTTTTCTGCACACCCAGCAAAAAATGTACAGTGAAGCACTGGGCTTTTTTGGGAAGATGTTTGACTACACACTTCCAGATGGCTTTCGAGATCATATTTTCCAAAATGTTCATGATCTGATCTCTCTTGATACCAGTCTTAAGACCAATGATTCCTGGTTTGATGATTACAAAAGGTGGGAAATCAAGATGTTAGCTGTAGGGATTGGTGAGTACCTGGTTCACTGTGATTCGCTTATCGGGTCTGAACAATGGGATTCGCTTGCTTCTTCACTAACCAATACTCTGCCATTACTCGATTCCCGCGGACGTTGCAGGGCCATTTCACATTTAGCAGCTTCACTTTATGAACCGGAGGCTTTAACGGGTGAATTTCTCTTTTCTATGGCTAAATGGGCACATGAATGCAGACATAACGTCATAGCTGATCAGCTCTTATCTTCTGCCCGCAGCAGAGAGGATTTTTCGACTGCTGTGAGAGCGAGAGATGCTTTGCTTCTGGATGCAGATATTGCATTTGGCAGAGGACAGTTTGACAGGGCTGCCCGGCTATACCAGAACTACGATCGCAGGTTTGGTAACGAATCCCGGGTCGTTATGCAGATAGCCCGGGCATATCGCCGTAAGGGAGACCGGGCGAGTGCAGATCGCTGGTATGATGCTCATTTGCGCGTTTTCCCTTCACATGCCAGTTCGCAGGAGATACGCTGGCTGAGGGCCTGGGATCATGAAATCGCAGGAAACTACAGGCAGGCAGCCACAAAATATCGCCAGATTATGGCCCGTTCAACCGGCAGACGTGCCCAGGAGTCACATTTGCGCCATGCTTTGTGTCATTACAGGCTGGGAGAATATGATTCGGCAGTAAAGCATCTTGGCGATTTTATGAAAAAATACCCCCGGTCAACTTTTTTGTGGGCTGCGATGTTCTGGCAGGGAAAGAGCTATCTTGCCCAGGACAGAAATGACGATGCGTTCAGATTGTTTAGAAATCTCAGCAGACTCGATCCGGCAGATTACTATGCACACCGCGCTCGCCAGATTATGAAAGAGCAGGGTGAGGAAGTATCGGAAATGAAAATTTGGGCGACATCCGAAAATCCTGAAGTGCATGCCTGGCTTGATTCCATATCACCCTCATCCAAAAAGCCGCTCACCAGGGCTGATAGCCTGAATTTGCGCTTTGGTGCTATATTGGCTCTGCAGGGCAGACCTGAACTTGCGGATATATTTCTGGGATACCTTGAGCGCTCTTACCATGGAAACCTGAGGCTTCAGTTTGATCTTGCCAATATTTACTCGATGGCTGGTTCTGAAGCGCTGGCTTTCAGTGTCGCCAGGCGCCTGGCGTGGCGCATTCCCGTAGAGCACAGAGAGAATATGCCGGTTTCGATCTATACGCTTATGTACCCTACATTCTATTCTGAGGTCATAACTGAATATGCCCGCAAGTTTGAAGTGGATCCACTGCTGGTAAGCTCTGTGATGCGTCAGGAGAGTATATTTGACAAGTTGATTGTTTCTCCTGCAGGAGCAATAGGGTTGATGCAGATTATGCCTGCAACTGGGAGAATGATCGCTTCTGAACGGAATGAGGTTTTTGAGGTCGATTCTCTTTATAGCCCTGTACTCAATATCCGTTTTGGTACCTATTACATAAATAAACGGCTGAACCAGTTTGAAAACAACAAGGTCCTTATGCTTGCCTCCTACAATGCGGGACCGCATAATGCACAGAGGTGGTATAATCGTAACAAAGATTCTGAGTTTGATCTGTTTGTGGAGGATATTGGTTTTACTGAAACCAGAAATTATATAAAAAAGGTACTTGGAAACTACTGGACCTATCAGCAGTTATCAAATTTACCGGAATATTCCGGGTTTGGGTTATAA